The genomic interval TAGAGGAAGATCACCGTGCCCAGGATTGGAGGGATCCAGATGGAGCCGGGGAATATCGGCGCCATGTATCCCAGGATGTGGCCGACCATCGGGCTGAAGTACACGACGGGGACGGACAGGACCAGGGTGAGCCAGAACCGGTTTTTGAACATCGCGGTGCTGTGACCGGCGTGCTGGCCGTGGCTGTGCACGGCATGGTCATCGTGGATCTCATGGCCGGTGTGCTGGTGCTCCGCGACCGACGTGGCGGAAGCGGCCGGGGAGCTGTTTGGCTCGCCCGTGTGGCCGGCATGGCCGCCATGGTGCTGCGAATGGTCTTCCATGATTCCTCCCTAGAGGAGACGCCGATCCCCAACCGGCAGAAGCCTGACCGGGGGACATACCACTTCACTGACAACACCCAAAGATATACCCCCTGGGGGTATGTCAGTCAAGAGATCGCGCGCTGGTACTCCGAGGGAGGTCGGATCGCAGGCCACGGCCGGTCAGTGCCTCCACTACCTGGTCGACGGTCGGAGCGCCTGCAAGACCGCCGGGGGTGGGGTAGATCCGGCACGCGAGTTCACTCGTCGGCGTTCCGTTGGGGAAGATGTCGGCCCCGTCTGCTGTGATGGTCGGCGAACCGGCAAATCGGGTGCCGGCCGTATCTGCCGGAGTCCTGATGTACCGCAAATGGACCGGGATGTCCTGACGCCCCATGGCGACGAGGGCAGCTTCCACCTGCTTGAGTGCTTTTGCCGTGTTGGGGCAGTCATCGATGTGGAGTAGTTCTATTCTCATGTTGTCCCTGTCCGGCTCGCCGGTGCACCGTTCAGGGGCGGCGCAGCAATCATCAGCTTTCCCATCGCGCCCTGCCCCGGCTCGGGCCCCCGCCCGTGGGAAGGCACAACAGGCGTCCCCTTTCCAGGCGCTAATGCCCTCACGGACGGCGATCCCTGCGATGACCAGCGCCGCGCCGGCATCCGCCCACCACCATCCCAAGGCGCTGTTGAGGACCAGGCCCACCAGCAGGACGGCGGAGAGGTAGGTGCACAGCAGAGTCTGTTTCGAATCTGCGACGGCGGTTCGGGAGCCAAGTTCACGGCCCGCGCGGCGTTGAAGCCAGGACAGGACGGGCATGATGGCCAGGCTTAGGGCGGCGATCACGATGCCCGGAGTGGAAGGCTGTGCCTCGCCGCCTCCGGACAGTGACCTGACCGAGTCCAAGGCGACGAACAGTGCCAGGGCGAAGAACGAAACCGCGATGATCCGCAGGGTTAGGTGTTCGCGCCGTTCCGGGTCCTTCGCGGAAAACTGCCAGGACAGGGCGACCGCGGAAGCGACTTCAATCACCGAATCAAGGCCGAAGCCGATGAGGGCCGAGGAGTGGGCCACGTTGCCCGCCCAGAGCGCGACGGTGGCCTCGACAACGTTGTAGGTGATGGTCGCGGCCGCGAACAGCCGGATGCGGCGGCCCAGGACGGCACGGCGGGCGGGCATAGACGCAGGCTGAACTGTGGTGGTCATGTCAGGCATGTCCCGTCCGGGGCGCAGCAGGCAGGATCCACAGCCAGCACCACACCGAGCAGATCCCTGATCGCGTGGCCCAGCCTGGCGTCAGCGAGCTCATACCGGGTCCGCCGGCCATCAGGGACAGCCACCACCAGGCCGCAGCCCCGCAAGCACGTCAAGTGATTGGACATGCTCTGCCGCGAAACCCCCAGCAATTCGGCCAGGTCCGACGGGTACGTGGGCGCATCTGCCAAGGCCAGTAGAATCCGCGCCCGGGTGGGGTCGGAGACCGCGTAGCCGAACCGGGCCAGCACTGGGGCATGCGTAAGGGTTTCCATAAGAGCTAAGGTACATCAGCACGTGTATTCAGGCAATTATGTATTGCGGCCGTATCGGCTCCAGCCTGATTGGGCCCCTCCTTGACGCCCTCCGCGCCCTGCGCATATCCTGAACGAACGGTCGGTAAATAAATCGAACCAATCCAGGCAGGTGCATAGGAGCAACCATGGAAGCCAACGCCCAGCGCAACGCGGACAGCCAGGACAAGGACCGCCAAGACGCGGACGGTCAGGCCAACTTTGACCGCGTGATCGCCGAGGACTCCCGCATTGAACCAAAAGACTGGATGCCGGACGCCTACCGCAAGACCCTCCTGCGCCAGATTTCCCAGCATGCCCACTCGGAGATCATCGGGATGCAGCCGGAAGCCAACTGGATTTCCCGCGCCCCGAGCCTGAAGCGCAAGGCCATCCTCATGGCGAAGGTCCAGGACGAGGCCGGCCACGGGCTCTACCTGTACTCCGCCGCCGAGACGCTCGGTCAAACGAGAGACAAGATGATGGCCGACCTCATCGCCGGCAAGGCCCGCTACTCCAGCATCTTCAACTACCCGGCCCTGACCTGGGCGGACATGGGTGCCATCGGCTGGCTGGTGGACGGCGCCGCCATCTGCAACCAGGTGCCGCTGTGCCGCGCGTCCTACGGCCCCTACGGCCGCGCCATGGTGCGCGTCTGCAAGGAAGAGTCGTTCCACCAGCGCCAGGGCTTCGAGATCCTGCTGGAACTCGCCCACGGCACCCCGGAGCAGAAGCAGATGGCCCAGGACGCCGTGAACCGCTGGTACGCCCCGGCGCTGATGATGTTCGGCCCGCCGGACGACGATTCGCCCAACTCCCGCCAGTCCATGGCCTGGAACATCAAGCGCTTCAGCAACGATGAACTCCGCAGCCGCTTCGTGGGCATGATGGTGGAGCAGGTCCGCGTGCTGGGCCTCACCCTCCCGGACAGCGAGATCCGCTTCAACGAGGACACCAAAAAGTGGGAGCACGGCCCGCTGGACTGGAACGAGTTCCACGAAGTCCTCGCCGGCCGCGGCCCCTGCAACGCCCAGCGCCTTGAGCGCCGGAGGGAAGCGCACGACGACGGCGCCTGGGTCCGCGAAGCAGCAGCGGCGTATGCAGCAAAACAGTCACTGAAGACAAAGGAATACGCAGCATGAGCGAGACACAAGGCCCGGAGGTTTCGACAGGCTCAACCACCGAAAGGGCCTGGGGCCTGTGGGAGGTCTTTGTCCGGTCGAGCCGCGGCCTGTCGCACGTCCATGCCGGGTCCCTGCATGCGCCGGACGCCGCCATGGCCCTGCGCAACGCCCGCGACCTCTACACACGCCGCAACGAGGGTGTGTCCATCTGGGTGGTCCCGGCGGACGCCATCGCCGCCAGCGATCCCGACTCCAAGGGCTCGTTCTTCGAGTCCCCGCAGGGCAAGGACTACCGGCATGCCACGTACTACACCAAGAGCGAAGGGGTGAAGCACCTGTGAACTCTGCACCCATGGGCGGGGAATCCGCCACCCGCATCACGCCCGGCAACGCCCTGCGCCCGGAGGACATCGCCCTAGAGGTCCGCACCGGCCTGGCCAAGCCCACTGAGGACGTGGCCGAGTACGCGCTGCGCCTGGGGGACGACGGCCTGATCCTCGCGCAGCGGCTGGGCCACTGGATCTCCCGCGGCCCCGAGCTGGAGGAGGACGTGGCCCTGGGCAACATCGCCCTGGACCAGCTGGGCCATGCCCGTAGCTTCCTCACCTATGCCGGCGGTGCTTGGGACAAGACCGAGGACGAGCTGGCGTACTTCCGGCGCGAGCACGAGTTCCGGTCGGCCGCCATCTTTGAGCAGCCCAACGGCGACTTCGCGGCC from Pseudarthrobacter sp. SSS035 carries:
- a CDS encoding helix-turn-helix transcriptional regulator, whose amino-acid sequence is METLTHAPVLARFGYAVSDPTRARILLALADAPTYPSDLAELLGVSRQSMSNHLTCLRGCGLVVAVPDGRRTRYELADARLGHAIRDLLGVVLAVDPACCAPDGTCLT
- the paaA gene encoding 1,2-phenylacetyl-CoA epoxidase subunit PaaA; this encodes MEANAQRNADSQDKDRQDADGQANFDRVIAEDSRIEPKDWMPDAYRKTLLRQISQHAHSEIIGMQPEANWISRAPSLKRKAILMAKVQDEAGHGLYLYSAAETLGQTRDKMMADLIAGKARYSSIFNYPALTWADMGAIGWLVDGAAICNQVPLCRASYGPYGRAMVRVCKEESFHQRQGFEILLELAHGTPEQKQMAQDAVNRWYAPALMMFGPPDDDSPNSRQSMAWNIKRFSNDELRSRFVGMMVEQVRVLGLTLPDSEIRFNEDTKKWEHGPLDWNEFHEVLAGRGPCNAQRLERRREAHDDGAWVREAAAAYAAKQSLKTKEYAA
- the paaB gene encoding 1,2-phenylacetyl-CoA epoxidase subunit PaaB, whose translation is MSETQGPEVSTGSTTERAWGLWEVFVRSSRGLSHVHAGSLHAPDAAMALRNARDLYTRRNEGVSIWVVPADAIAASDPDSKGSFFESPQGKDYRHATYYTKSEGVKHL